Proteins from one Sporocytophaga myxococcoides genomic window:
- a CDS encoding DUF3703 domain-containing protein: MKLHFKIPEKLKIYFDYEINLYHEAIKSGEIQAAWRHLERAHILGQAYPLEHSYAHWLMLKFGIRIKSYNEVIGQIPRLLVGGVKSFVGKIPVGNTGGANVPPLKPMEIPKDLKEILSLYGDN; the protein is encoded by the coding sequence ATGAAACTTCACTTTAAAATTCCTGAGAAATTAAAGATCTATTTCGATTATGAAATAAATTTATACCACGAAGCTATTAAATCAGGTGAGATTCAAGCAGCTTGGAGGCATTTGGAGAGAGCCCATATACTTGGACAGGCTTATCCTTTAGAACATTCATACGCTCATTGGCTCATGTTGAAGTTCGGAATCAGGATAAAAAGTTACAATGAAGTAATCGGACAAATTCCACGTCTGCTTGTTGGTGGTGTAAAATCGTTCGTAGGTAAAATACCAGTTGGCAATACTGGTGGGGCCAATGTTCCGCCTCTTAAACCTATGGAAATTCCTAAAGACCTTAAAGAGATATTATCACTATATGGTGATAACTAA
- a CDS encoding OmpA family protein — translation MRNAFYIILSLCITASGLKSQNLVNNLNAKETEAVLIGIVTDKNKIPEKNIVYIIKSEDKTYNKKGLTDEDGKFTLIVPKGKKYNVKVTKMGFEYDFTSQVPNVKGPLEIVQNYMMTFTMDFRRTYKLENIYFDPNKWDIKIESQPTLDSLANTFVTNPMFVAEIAGYTDNIGDDLDNLRLSQRRANAIRDYLLSKGVDPIRVYAKGYGENYPIASNETQEGRSKNRRTEVKVMFE, via the coding sequence ATGAGAAACGCATTTTATATCATTTTATCATTATGTATTACAGCATCAGGTTTGAAATCACAGAACCTTGTGAATAATCTTAATGCCAAAGAGACAGAAGCGGTTTTAATAGGAATAGTTACTGACAAAAATAAAATACCTGAAAAGAATATTGTCTATATAATTAAAAGTGAAGATAAAACTTACAATAAAAAAGGCCTTACAGATGAGGATGGAAAATTTACACTCATTGTACCAAAGGGAAAGAAATATAATGTTAAAGTGACAAAGATGGGATTTGAATATGATTTTACATCTCAAGTTCCCAATGTTAAAGGTCCTCTGGAAATTGTCCAGAATTATATGATGACTTTTACTATGGATTTCAGAAGGACCTATAAACTTGAAAATATTTATTTTGATCCGAATAAATGGGATATAAAGATTGAATCTCAGCCTACATTGGATTCTTTAGCCAACACATTTGTTACAAATCCTATGTTTGTTGCTGAAATTGCTGGATATACAGATAATATAGGAGATGATTTGGATAATCTGAGGTTGTCTCAGAGAAGGGCAAATGCTATTAGGGATTATTTATTAAGCAAAGGAGTAGATCCCATTCGTGTATATGCTAAAGGTTATGGAGAAAACTATCCAATAGCATCCAATGAAACTCAGGAAGGAAGAAGTAAGAACAGGCGAACAGAGGTAAAGGTGATGTTCGAGTAA
- a CDS encoding OmpA family protein yields MHLKRQIKHILFSLLLLFIFSHGYGQTDENNSGVRITQSTLTNVKLVYLKNNLCNGDNKGAIDINVTGGIPPYTYKWSNGATTQDITGLKAGTYKLYVSDSYKCKDSIIVEVSEPPKLSVQTDSVAHILCFGFKKGLVEISVKGGVEPYKYSWSNGSTTQDIHDVPAGTYSVLVSDANNCQEILSVNVEQKPLIVRSIDDVSNIKCYGDSTGKVDISVSGGVPPYRYLWNNGSTKEDLSNVPAGKYYVVVTDANNCQEASTTNVKEPEKLTLKIDELKHIKCHGDKGGAINVSVHGGVGPFKYKWSNGATTQDITGITAGTYSLNVIDFNGCKTSISATINQPPLLSAALGELKNVSFFGGKDGSINIKVDGGVPPYSYKWTNGATTKDVSGLQAGSYSVIVSDATGCSKTVIVNIIQPQLLSLKLDNLKDVKCNGNKEGEIQIVVTGGVAPYKFKWNNGAITQNLSGVGAGNYSVEVMDANGITKSLSFVINQPEPFTSKVEAVENILCNGDYKGAVNVSIGGGVKPYTFRWSNGTITEDLVNIPAGNYSAEIKDANGCLTSVSATITESPAISLQVSEVKNILCFGNKSGAINISVSGGIAPYSYSWSNGAATKDLINIGSGDYSLKVTDSKGCFKTVKANVTQPALLTVDKQSLKDVSCNGGNNGAINISVAGGVLPYTYKWSNGATSKDLGNAIAGSYTVNVSDANGCSNSLSATITQPTKVVSTLESVTNINCNGDSKGAVNISVSGGVLPYSYKWNNGATSQDLVGVKAGSYSVSIADAHGCKDTLSAKINQNSLMEVSVESSKDIKCFGESKGAVNISVKGGVTPYTYIWNNGAVTQNILDVPAGLYSVTVTDAVGCKKIASSKISEPILFQVKLDGVTDVKCNGDSTGSIQVSAKGGVTPYSYRWSNGSTSEDISRLKAGSYSLKVSDANGCTENISATISQPTVLVTSIESITNVECNGENTGIINISVKGGTSPYSYSWSNSAKTEDLTNVAAGNYSVKVSDANGCQKNLSANITAPPVLVVTLDAVKHINCYGEKKGAISVSVKGGVGPYSYTWSNGATTEDIMDVPAGNYTVRVSDAKGCITTLNQEINQPAMLTATVDAVKNIPCFGDTTGSINISVKGGSLPYNFKWSNGATTEDLKGLSAGNYTVTITDAKGCVETLSSKVSSPAVLTQSLESVKHVQCNGDKSGIVNITVVGGTGPYVYKWSNGASTQDLTEVGAGSYSVTLSDANGCMGKTISATVNQPSSLVAKVESVKNIIRYGENTGAISVSVSGGVAPYKFSWSNGTFAQNLTAAPAGNYTCLITDANGCLKSVSAIIEEPSSLVATIESVSNIRCAGEVSGAINIAVTGGNPPYSFTWSNGSSSEDLTNIPVGSYSVLIKDANGSTQTLKANITQPSALKLKVADVKNLSCFENNSGSITTTITGGVPPYSFVWDNGARTQDLSGIAAGTYSISVTDKNGCLSSEKVTVKQPSVLTAKIIDVKNLSCFGDNKGALDLSVEGGVAPYSYSWSNGAKVQDITGLSKGNYSVKIIDANGCTETVAESITEPEKLTASVISVKSNLCAGEKSGSINLSVSGGTAPYNFKWNSGDSLQNLQNLKSGKYSVVIADAKGCTSKAEATIEEPKLLSAVLDNLKDIKCFGESSGEINVTVSGGVEPYSYNWNNGATTQDITGIEAGDYNLTVTDKNGCTNNSINVKVNQPSLLSVKLDSVSNISCQGSRQGAINISVTGGTQPYLYNWSNGAVVRNISGLNAGSYTVKIKDHNGCMETLTADISEPSELVTSIESVQHMKCNGLSEGEVIISVKGGVAPYNFKWSNGETSQNIQNVPSGDYSVTITDALGCSKILKTTIEQPAMLVKSLDAIMNLKCYSDTSGEIHVSVSGGVPPYSYQWNNGATTQDLIRVPAGEYSLTITEGNGCVSNITATITEPTLFTAKIAKVTDILCYGEKKGSIELDVEGGVPPYKYQWSNATNVKDLFDLPAESYSALISDANGCLNSVSVDITQPNPLSLKIDSLWTVKCCGDSSGAIFISVTGGVGPYSYQWSNGKTTEDIIGLKMGQYSVTVTDVNGCSVSTPKEGMTLYDQIMSQGKFVTRNILFDVGKATIKMESFPEIMKIATVMKEHPELMFSIEGHTDSDGDPTKNKILSDDRSKAIKEALIKMGIDSQRLESRGFGQSKPIDTNSTKEGKSNNRRVEFVLITPSLSAK; encoded by the coding sequence ATGCATTTAAAACGACAGATTAAGCATATATTATTTTCACTCTTGCTTTTATTCATATTTTCTCATGGATATGGGCAGACTGATGAAAATAATTCAGGAGTAAGAATTACTCAATCAACTCTGACTAATGTTAAGCTAGTCTATTTAAAGAACAATTTATGTAATGGAGACAATAAAGGTGCCATTGATATAAATGTGACCGGTGGTATTCCTCCATATACATACAAATGGAGTAACGGGGCTACAACACAGGATATAACTGGTCTTAAAGCCGGTACATATAAACTATATGTATCAGATTCTTATAAATGTAAGGATTCAATAATAGTAGAAGTTTCTGAACCACCTAAGTTAAGTGTTCAAACAGATTCTGTCGCTCATATATTGTGCTTTGGATTTAAGAAAGGATTGGTTGAAATATCAGTTAAGGGTGGTGTAGAGCCTTATAAATACAGCTGGAGTAACGGTAGTACCACTCAGGATATTCATGATGTACCAGCAGGTACTTATTCAGTTTTGGTTTCCGATGCTAACAATTGCCAGGAAATTCTATCAGTTAATGTTGAGCAGAAACCTTTAATTGTTAGGTCCATTGATGATGTTTCAAACATAAAGTGTTATGGGGATAGTACTGGTAAAGTTGATATTTCAGTTTCTGGTGGTGTTCCTCCATATCGTTATTTGTGGAACAATGGATCTACCAAAGAAGATCTTTCGAATGTGCCTGCTGGTAAATACTATGTAGTCGTTACTGATGCCAATAACTGTCAGGAAGCATCTACTACAAATGTAAAAGAGCCGGAGAAGCTGACTTTAAAAATAGATGAGTTGAAACATATTAAATGCCATGGCGATAAAGGTGGTGCTATAAATGTTTCAGTTCACGGAGGGGTAGGGCCTTTTAAATATAAATGGAGTAATGGAGCAACAACTCAAGATATTACAGGGATCACGGCAGGTACTTATTCTTTAAATGTAATCGATTTCAATGGTTGTAAAACGTCGATATCTGCAACAATCAATCAGCCTCCATTATTAAGTGCTGCTTTAGGTGAACTTAAAAATGTTTCCTTTTTCGGTGGAAAAGATGGTTCGATAAACATTAAAGTGGATGGTGGCGTTCCCCCTTATTCTTATAAATGGACTAATGGTGCAACTACTAAAGATGTTTCAGGTCTTCAGGCTGGAAGTTATTCAGTAATTGTATCCGATGCTACAGGGTGTAGCAAAACTGTGATAGTAAATATCATTCAGCCTCAATTACTTTCTTTAAAGCTTGATAATCTGAAAGACGTAAAATGTAATGGAAACAAAGAAGGAGAAATTCAAATTGTAGTAACTGGTGGCGTGGCTCCATATAAATTTAAGTGGAATAATGGCGCTATTACGCAGAACCTTTCCGGAGTTGGAGCAGGTAATTACTCAGTTGAAGTAATGGATGCTAATGGTATTACTAAAAGCTTGAGTTTTGTTATTAATCAACCGGAACCTTTTACATCCAAAGTAGAGGCTGTAGAAAATATTTTATGTAATGGAGATTATAAAGGAGCTGTAAATGTTTCAATTGGTGGTGGTGTTAAGCCTTATACATTTAGGTGGAGTAATGGAACAATTACTGAAGATCTTGTGAATATTCCAGCTGGAAATTATTCAGCGGAGATTAAAGATGCTAATGGTTGTTTAACTTCTGTTAGTGCAACAATTACAGAATCTCCTGCAATTTCTTTACAAGTTAGTGAAGTAAAAAATATCTTATGTTTTGGAAATAAATCCGGTGCCATTAATATATCGGTTAGTGGTGGTATAGCTCCATATTCGTATTCTTGGAGTAATGGTGCTGCAACAAAAGACCTTATTAATATTGGTTCAGGAGATTATTCTCTTAAGGTTACGGATTCTAAAGGTTGTTTTAAGACCGTAAAAGCGAATGTTACTCAACCAGCCCTTCTTACTGTTGATAAACAATCTCTGAAAGATGTTAGCTGTAATGGTGGTAATAATGGTGCTATAAATATTTCAGTAGCTGGTGGTGTTCTTCCATATACATATAAGTGGAGTAATGGGGCAACTTCAAAAGACCTTGGTAATGCGATAGCTGGAAGTTATACTGTAAATGTTTCTGATGCTAACGGATGTTCTAATTCTTTAAGTGCAACAATTACTCAACCTACTAAAGTAGTATCTACTTTGGAGTCTGTTACTAACATTAATTGTAACGGAGACAGCAAAGGTGCAGTTAATATCTCAGTTTCAGGTGGTGTTCTTCCATATTCTTATAAATGGAATAATGGAGCTACTTCTCAGGATTTAGTTGGTGTTAAGGCTGGTTCCTATTCAGTAAGTATCGCAGATGCTCATGGATGTAAAGATACTTTGTCTGCTAAGATCAATCAAAATTCCCTGATGGAGGTTTCCGTAGAATCGTCTAAAGATATTAAGTGTTTTGGAGAAAGTAAAGGTGCTGTAAATATTTCTGTTAAAGGTGGGGTTACACCATATACATATATTTGGAATAACGGAGCAGTGACACAAAATATATTGGATGTTCCTGCTGGTTTATATTCAGTAACTGTAACAGATGCTGTAGGATGTAAAAAAATAGCAAGTTCTAAAATTTCAGAACCTATTTTATTTCAGGTAAAACTTGATGGTGTGACAGATGTTAAATGTAATGGTGATAGTACAGGATCAATTCAAGTGTCTGCTAAAGGTGGAGTTACTCCATATTCTTATAGGTGGTCAAACGGATCTACATCTGAAGATATTTCAAGATTAAAAGCGGGGTCTTATTCTTTAAAAGTATCTGATGCTAATGGATGTACTGAAAATATATCAGCCACTATCTCTCAGCCAACTGTATTGGTCACTTCCATTGAATCTATAACAAATGTTGAATGTAATGGGGAAAATACCGGTATCATTAATATTTCTGTTAAAGGAGGTACAAGCCCTTACTCTTACAGCTGGAGCAACAGTGCTAAAACAGAAGATTTAACAAATGTTGCTGCTGGTAATTATTCCGTAAAAGTTTCCGATGCTAACGGTTGTCAGAAAAATTTATCTGCAAATATCACAGCACCTCCTGTGCTGGTTGTAACTCTTGATGCTGTAAAACACATCAATTGCTATGGAGAGAAAAAAGGAGCTATAAGTGTTTCTGTGAAAGGTGGAGTAGGTCCTTATTCTTATACTTGGAGTAATGGTGCTACTACTGAGGATATTATGGATGTTCCTGCCGGAAATTATACAGTTAGGGTTTCAGATGCGAAAGGATGCATTACAACTTTAAATCAGGAGATTAACCAGCCTGCAATGTTAACAGCTACTGTAGATGCGGTTAAAAATATTCCATGTTTCGGAGATACAACCGGCTCTATTAATATATCTGTAAAAGGCGGATCTCTTCCATATAATTTTAAGTGGAGCAATGGGGCAACTACAGAAGATCTTAAAGGATTATCGGCTGGAAATTATACCGTAACAATTACTGATGCTAAGGGGTGCGTAGAAACATTGTCCTCTAAGGTTTCTAGCCCTGCAGTTTTGACTCAATCACTAGAGTCAGTAAAACATGTTCAGTGTAATGGCGATAAAAGTGGAATTGTAAATATCACTGTTGTAGGTGGAACGGGACCTTATGTTTATAAATGGAGTAACGGAGCATCTACACAAGATTTAACTGAAGTGGGTGCTGGTTCATATTCTGTCACTCTCTCTGATGCAAATGGTTGTATGGGTAAAACTATTTCAGCGACGGTCAACCAGCCGTCAAGCTTAGTTGCAAAAGTTGAATCAGTAAAAAACATTATCCGATACGGAGAAAACACTGGTGCAATTTCAGTTTCAGTTTCTGGTGGAGTTGCTCCATACAAGTTTAGCTGGAGCAATGGTACCTTTGCGCAGAATTTAACTGCAGCTCCTGCTGGGAATTATACTTGTCTTATTACAGATGCCAACGGATGCTTAAAATCTGTCAGTGCTATTATTGAGGAGCCTTCTTCATTAGTCGCTACCATAGAATCAGTATCTAATATCCGCTGTGCAGGCGAAGTTTCCGGTGCTATCAATATAGCAGTAACAGGTGGTAATCCTCCTTATTCTTTTACCTGGAGTAACGGATCATCTTCTGAAGATCTTACCAATATTCCTGTCGGATCTTACTCTGTGTTAATTAAAGATGCAAATGGAAGTACACAGACTTTAAAAGCAAATATCACTCAGCCTTCGGCATTAAAACTAAAAGTTGCTGATGTTAAAAATCTTTCTTGTTTTGAGAATAATTCTGGCTCTATAACCACAACAATTACCGGTGGTGTACCTCCTTATAGTTTTGTTTGGGACAATGGTGCCAGAACTCAGGATTTGAGTGGTATAGCTGCGGGAACATATTCAATAAGCGTTACCGATAAGAATGGATGCTTAAGTTCAGAGAAAGTTACTGTAAAACAGCCATCAGTACTTACAGCTAAAATCATTGATGTTAAAAATTTATCTTGCTTTGGTGATAATAAAGGAGCTCTTGATCTTTCTGTTGAAGGTGGTGTTGCACCTTATAGCTATAGCTGGAGCAATGGGGCTAAAGTGCAAGATATAACAGGTTTGAGCAAAGGCAACTACTCAGTGAAAATTATTGATGCTAACGGATGTACAGAAACTGTTGCTGAATCAATCACGGAGCCGGAAAAACTAACAGCAAGCGTTATTTCAGTAAAGAGTAATTTATGTGCAGGAGAAAAGTCAGGTTCAATAAACCTTTCAGTATCTGGAGGAACTGCTCCATATAATTTTAAATGGAATAGTGGTGATTCACTGCAAAATTTGCAGAATTTGAAATCTGGTAAATACAGTGTAGTGATTGCTGATGCGAAAGGATGTACATCAAAGGCGGAAGCTACTATTGAGGAGCCTAAACTACTTTCTGCTGTATTGGATAACTTAAAAGATATCAAGTGTTTTGGCGAAAGCTCTGGTGAAATTAATGTTACAGTTTCAGGTGGCGTTGAACCTTATTCTTACAACTGGAATAATGGAGCTACAACCCAGGATATTACCGGAATTGAGGCAGGTGATTATAACCTCACTGTTACTGATAAAAATGGTTGTACAAATAATAGTATCAATGTGAAAGTGAACCAGCCTTCTTTACTTTCAGTAAAGTTGGATTCTGTAAGTAATATTTCATGTCAGGGTAGTCGTCAGGGGGCCATCAATATTTCAGTAACGGGTGGTACTCAGCCATATTTATATAACTGGAGCAATGGAGCTGTTGTGAGAAATATTTCAGGCTTAAATGCTGGAAGCTATACTGTTAAGATCAAAGATCATAATGGTTGTATGGAGACTTTGACTGCTGATATTTCAGAACCATCAGAACTGGTAACCTCTATTGAAAGTGTTCAGCATATGAAATGTAATGGGCTAAGTGAAGGTGAAGTAATCATATCTGTAAAAGGTGGTGTTGCTCCATATAATTTCAAATGGAGTAATGGTGAAACTTCGCAGAATATCCAGAACGTTCCTAGTGGAGATTATTCTGTAACCATCACTGATGCTTTAGGGTGCAGCAAGATTCTTAAAACTACTATTGAGCAGCCGGCAATGCTTGTGAAGTCGTTAGATGCTATTATGAATTTAAAATGTTACTCTGATACTTCCGGCGAAATCCATGTTAGTGTCAGCGGAGGTGTTCCTCCTTATAGCTACCAGTGGAATAATGGGGCAACTACTCAGGATTTGATAAGAGTGCCTGCTGGAGAATATTCTTTGACAATTACAGAAGGAAATGGTTGTGTTAGTAATATTACTGCTACAATTACAGAACCTACTTTGTTCACTGCGAAAATTGCCAAAGTTACTGACATTCTTTGTTATGGAGAGAAAAAAGGATCAATTGAACTTGATGTAGAGGGAGGAGTTCCTCCATACAAATATCAATGGAGTAATGCAACCAACGTTAAAGATCTTTTCGATCTACCTGCAGAAAGCTATTCTGCTTTGATTAGTGATGCTAATGGTTGTCTTAACTCCGTTTCTGTAGATATCACACAACCAAATCCTCTTTCGCTTAAGATTGACTCTCTATGGACAGTTAAATGTTGTGGGGACAGCAGCGGTGCGATCTTTATTTCTGTCACTGGTGGGGTGGGTCCTTATTCTTATCAGTGGAGCAATGGAAAGACAACCGAAGATATAATCGGTCTTAAAATGGGCCAATACTCAGTAACTGTAACAGATGTTAATGGTTGCTCTGTAAGTACACCTAAAGAAGGTATGACCCTTTATGATCAGATTATGAGCCAAGGTAAATTCGTAACCAGAAATATCCTTTTTGATGTAGGTAAGGCAACTATTAAAATGGAGTCATTCCCTGAAATCATGAAGATTGCAACTGTGATGAAAGAACACCCTGAGTTGATGTTCAGTATTGAAGGTCACACTGATAGTGATGGAGATCCGACAAAGAATAAAATCCTCTCTGATGACAGATCAAAAGCTATCAAAGAAGCATTGATAAAAATGGGTATAGACAGCCAAAGACTTGAATCCAGAGGTTTTGGACAATCTAAGCCTATCGATACCAATTCTACTAAAGAAGGTAAGTCGAATAACAGAAGAGTTGAGTTCGTTCTTATTACTCCATCACTTTCTGCTAAGTGA
- a CDS encoding DUF1501 domain-containing protein, with the protein MNRRKFINNGIKACAATVFVEQIMRSQSLYAQSSFLNAISGSCSDNILVVVQLFGGNDGLNTFIPLDQYSTLQGVRSNVMINENNLRFATAVNNGMATLGSRKTTTSKYADLAFHPAMEGLYNLFEEGKMSVVMGCSYDNPDFSHFRATDIWMMGSDSNEFLSSGWIGRELESIYGGYGFPDPTELLKHGYEDPLCINMGSVSPLALNDLTGVAAGVSVTSITNDYPLLGGYGDLAPQTCAGDELTYLRKVSVDTDKYNARIVSAASKVPDSSFPKSLLYGNDRLSTDLRNVARLIKGGLQTRVYTVNQGGFDTHTSQVGSNTYDGTHTSLLNSVSRAISGFQQDIEKMGVADKVIGIVFTEFGRTVRSNGGKGTDHGRSTPIWLFGSSLKGGRYGTNPELLNPDTNKVETQVPMQFDYRSVYYSVLKDWFCLTDSQLESVFGGPAKVAKFAKQYHDLFRSGTVTSNTNASNTDRIDKLHDVYPNPIEQSGVISFNTTGGSIFIEIIDTKGNKVRSLMEKEINQGYHEMAFEKQDLKPGVYLVRMRKENYQTTKKLVIY; encoded by the coding sequence ATGAATCGCAGAAAATTTATAAATAACGGAATAAAGGCTTGTGCTGCTACAGTGTTTGTAGAACAGATCATGAGAAGCCAGAGCCTATATGCACAAAGCTCTTTTCTTAATGCCATTTCAGGGTCCTGCAGTGACAACATACTGGTTGTAGTGCAACTGTTCGGTGGAAATGACGGATTGAATACATTCATTCCTCTTGACCAATATTCAACATTACAAGGAGTAAGATCCAATGTAATGATCAATGAAAACAATCTGAGATTTGCAACGGCTGTCAATAATGGTATGGCTACCCTTGGAAGCCGTAAAACCACTACCAGCAAATATGCCGATCTGGCTTTTCATCCTGCAATGGAAGGTCTATATAATTTATTTGAAGAAGGAAAAATGTCTGTTGTCATGGGATGCAGCTATGATAATCCGGACTTTTCACACTTCAGAGCTACAGATATATGGATGATGGGTTCGGACTCCAATGAATTTCTTTCTTCAGGATGGATAGGAAGAGAACTGGAAAGTATCTATGGTGGATATGGATTCCCAGATCCAACAGAACTATTAAAACATGGATATGAAGATCCGTTATGCATCAATATGGGATCAGTATCTCCTCTTGCACTGAATGACCTAACCGGTGTAGCTGCAGGAGTTTCCGTTACCTCTATCACAAACGACTATCCACTGCTAGGTGGATATGGAGATCTTGCCCCACAAACATGCGCAGGAGACGAGCTAACCTATTTAAGAAAGGTTTCGGTAGATACAGACAAATATAATGCGCGAATTGTAAGTGCAGCAAGTAAAGTTCCGGACAGTTCATTCCCAAAATCTCTATTATACGGAAATGACCGTTTATCTACAGATCTTAGAAATGTGGCAAGATTGATCAAAGGAGGACTTCAAACACGCGTGTATACAGTTAATCAGGGAGGTTTTGATACGCATACAAGTCAGGTTGGAAGCAATACGTATGATGGAACTCATACAAGTTTACTGAATAGTGTGTCCAGAGCAATATCAGGTTTTCAGCAGGATATTGAAAAAATGGGAGTAGCAGATAAAGTAATAGGGATAGTTTTTACTGAATTTGGAAGAACCGTGAGGTCTAATGGTGGTAAAGGAACAGACCATGGACGCTCCACTCCTATCTGGTTATTTGGCTCATCGCTGAAAGGTGGACGCTATGGTACTAATCCTGAATTGTTAAATCCAGATACTAACAAGGTTGAAACGCAAGTACCTATGCAATTTGATTACCGAAGTGTATACTATTCTGTACTGAAAGACTGGTTTTGCCTAACAGATTCACAACTGGAGTCTGTTTTTGGTGGCCCCGCCAAGGTTGCAAAATTTGCAAAGCAATACCATGACTTATTCCGTTCTGGAACAGTGACTTCCAATACTAACGCATCCAATACCGATCGGATTGATAAACTACATGATGTATATCCAAACCCAATTGAGCAATCGGGCGTCATTTCATTCAATACTACTGGTGGCTCAATATTTATAGAAATTATTGATACCAAAGGGAATAAAGTACGATCATTGATGGAGAAAGAAATAAACCAGGGCTATCATGAAATGGCTTTTGAAAAGCAGGATCTGAAGCCTGGAGTATACTTGGTAAGAATGCGCAAAGAAAATTATCAGACAACTAAAAAACTGGTGATATATTAA